GACGACGTACAACGAGCTCGGCGGTTACCCCCACCCCGACCACGTCCGCTGCCACGAGATCTCGGTGGCCGCGTTCCACGCGGCCGCCGACCCCGAGCAGTACCCGCAGGCAGGTCCGGCGTGGGAGGTCTCCAAGCTGTACTACGACGTCGGCTTCTCCTACGCGCGCATCGAGGCGATCTCCACCGCCATGCACGAGCGCGGGCTCGTCTCGCCCTTCGACGAGTGGCTCGAGCGGGCCTCCCGGCGCCCGGAGCGCACGGTGACGACCCGCATCCGCTGCGAGGACTACTTCGACCGGCGCGACGAGGCGCTGCGCGCCCACGCCACGCAGATCGACCCGGACGGCTTCTTCTTCGAGGTGCCACGCGACGTCGAGCGTGAGGTGTGGCCCTTCGAGGACTTCGAGCTGGCCGAGTCGCGTGTGCCCGTCGAGCTGCCCGAGGACGACCTGTTCGCCGGGCTGCGTAGGCTGGTGGCGTGACCACCCTCCTCGGGCCGGCGCTGCTCGCCGTCGCCGCCCAGACGCCCGACCCCACTCCGTCCGAGATGACGATCTACACGGTGTCGCCCGGGATCGCG
Above is a genomic segment from Georgenia wutianyii containing:
- the mca gene encoding mycothiol conjugate amidase Mca, coding for MSEPMRLMAVHAHPDDESSKGAATMARYTAEGERVRVVTCTGGERGSILNPKLAHDETILADMPAYRRREMAAAAEALGIEHVWLGFVDSGLPEGDPLPPLPEGCFALVPLEESVGALVREIRTFRPHVMTTYNELGGYPHPDHVRCHEISVAAFHAAADPEQYPQAGPAWEVSKLYYDVGFSYARIEAISTAMHERGLVSPFDEWLERASRRPERTVTTRIRCEDYFDRRDEALRAHATQIDPDGFFFEVPRDVEREVWPFEDFELAESRVPVELPEDDLFAGLRRLVA